Proteins encoded by one window of Agrobacterium vitis:
- a CDS encoding ABC transporter permease encodes MLGYAAKRLLISIPVILGILIVTFALARLIPGDPCKAMLGEKATAETCAGFITRYGFDKPLPTQFFIYMGDMLRGDFGTSVRFSRPVTQIIIERLPMTAELAVLALITATIIGVGLGVIAARRHNSAADVGTMIVANAGISMPVFWLGLMLAYLFGVMLRGTPFWLPPSGRLSAGVNSIPFYEVWHWQLAAESGWSKVLEFFSNFYILNALITGNWTVFWDAIRHMILPVIALSTIPMAVIARMTRSSLLDVLGRDYVRTARAKGVPEKRVVSEHALGNALLPVVTILGLQMGALLSGAVLTETVFGLSGVGRMLVEAIFARDYPVVQAFTVMIAVSYVAINLLVDLSYTYLDPRIRPQ; translated from the coding sequence ATGCTTGGATATGCAGCCAAACGCCTGCTGATTTCCATCCCGGTGATTCTTGGCATCCTGATCGTGACTTTCGCGCTCGCTCGGCTGATCCCTGGAGATCCCTGCAAGGCCATGCTGGGAGAGAAGGCCACAGCAGAGACCTGCGCCGGTTTCATCACCCGCTACGGCTTCGACAAGCCGCTGCCGACGCAGTTTTTCATTTATATGGGGGATATGCTGCGAGGTGATTTCGGGACATCGGTGCGCTTCTCGCGGCCCGTGACGCAGATCATTATCGAGCGCCTGCCGATGACCGCCGAGCTTGCGGTCCTGGCTCTGATCACCGCAACCATCATCGGTGTCGGGCTCGGCGTTATTGCCGCCCGTCGCCATAATTCCGCAGCCGATGTCGGCACGATGATCGTTGCCAATGCCGGGATTTCCATGCCGGTGTTCTGGCTGGGGTTGATGTTGGCTTATCTGTTTGGGGTGATGCTGCGCGGCACGCCCTTCTGGCTGCCGCCATCCGGACGGCTTTCCGCCGGGGTCAATTCCATTCCCTTTTACGAGGTCTGGCACTGGCAATTGGCGGCGGAGAGCGGCTGGAGCAAGGTGCTCGAATTCTTCTCCAATTTTTATATTCTGAACGCCTTGATCACTGGCAATTGGACGGTGTTCTGGGATGCCATACGCCATATGATCTTGCCGGTCATCGCGCTCTCCACCATTCCGATGGCGGTGATTGCCCGCATGACCCGCTCCTCGCTGCTGGATGTGCTGGGGCGTGATTATGTCCGCACCGCCCGGGCCAAGGGCGTGCCGGAGAAACGCGTGGTCAGCGAACATGCGCTGGGCAATGCTTTGTTGCCGGTTGTCACCATTCTGGGCTTGCAAATGGGCGCCCTGCTCAGTGGTGCTGTGTTGACTGAAACCGTTTTTGGCCTGTCCGGCGTGGGGCGTATGCTGGTGGAGGCGATTTTTGCGCGCGACTATCCTGTCGTACAGGCCTTCACGGTGATGATTGCCGTGTCCTACGTGGCCATCAACCTGCTGGTGGACCTTTCCTACACCTATCTCGATCCCCGCATTCGCCCACAATAG
- a CDS encoding ABC transporter permease yields the protein MTRLNSVSASAAEAILEDGLIGEPVAQWRRTWGRLLRLRSGQVGLFIIGMLILIAIFAPVLAPYDPDQVLIGVEQVKRREPPCVHLLGCDASRPQHIMGIDGNARDSFSRILYGTRVSLVIGLTTVTCALFFGVLLGAIAGYFRGWVDNIIMRIMDVILGFPSLLLAIAIVAVLGPGIRNALLAISIVSVPAYARVTRASVLSVKTFDFVAATRVLGGSKWRILFRRVLPNAITPIVVLATLGVATAILDAAGLSFLGLGAQPPTPEWGTMLGAARNEIFSAPHLVFFPGLAIMLTVLGFNLLGDGLRDALDPRLHT from the coding sequence ATGACGCGCTTGAATAGTGTATCGGCCAGTGCAGCAGAGGCCATTCTTGAAGATGGCCTGATTGGTGAACCGGTCGCCCAGTGGCGGAGAACCTGGGGACGGCTGCTCAGGCTGCGTTCCGGGCAGGTCGGGTTGTTCATCATTGGCATGCTGATCCTGATTGCCATTTTTGCACCGGTGCTTGCCCCTTATGATCCCGATCAGGTGTTGATCGGGGTCGAGCAGGTCAAGCGCCGCGAGCCGCCTTGCGTGCATCTGCTTGGATGTGACGCCAGCCGTCCGCAGCACATCATGGGTATCGATGGCAATGCCCGCGATTCCTTCTCGCGTATCCTGTATGGTACGCGCGTCAGTCTGGTCATTGGCCTCACCACCGTTACCTGCGCGCTGTTCTTCGGCGTGCTGCTGGGGGCGATTGCCGGGTATTTCCGGGGCTGGGTGGACAATATCATCATGCGGATCATGGATGTGATCCTCGGCTTTCCGTCGCTGCTGCTGGCCATTGCCATCGTTGCGGTTCTGGGGCCGGGCATTCGCAATGCATTGCTGGCCATCTCCATCGTCTCGGTTCCCGCCTATGCCCGCGTCACCCGCGCCAGCGTGCTCTCGGTGAAAACCTTTGATTTTGTCGCGGCCACGCGGGTGCTGGGTGGCAGCAAATGGCGCATCCTGTTTCGCCGCGTGCTGCCCAATGCCATCACGCCGATTGTGGTGCTGGCAACACTTGGGGTGGCCACCGCCATTCTCGATGCCGCTGGTCTCAGCTTCCTTGGCCTTGGCGCACAGCCGCCGACGCCGGAATGGGGGACGATGCTGGGGGCCGCCCGCAACGAGATCTTTTCCGCGCCGCATCTGGTGTTCTTTCCCGGCCTTGCCATCATGCTGACCGTGCTTGGCTTCAACCTTCTCGGAGACGGGCTGCGTGATGCCCTCGATCCGCGGCTCCATACGTGA
- a CDS encoding ABC transporter ATP-binding protein, with protein MTRPILEIRDLTTHFQTRSGTARAVDKVSLSLKAGETLCIVGESGCGKSITSLSIMGLVPYPGKIIGGEVLLDGADLRTMSPMDLSKVRGNRISMIFQDPSSSLNPVHTVGRQIAEAYRLHKNMGKQEAEVAAIAMLKAVGIPDPQRRMKAYPHEMSGGMAQRVMIAMALACQPEVLIADEPTTALDVTIQAQILDLMRDLQRDFGTAIILITHDLGVVAEMADHVAVMYAGQVVELADVRTLFKSPKHPYTQALLRSVPVLGESPDMLEVIDGRVPQLTHLPHGCLFAPRCTARREANEPRCLTAVPALTEIHKAHHCRCWLTEPANLAGEQEVQPA; from the coding sequence ATGACCCGGCCTATTCTGGAGATCCGCGATCTCACCACCCATTTCCAAACCCGATCCGGCACCGCCCGCGCCGTCGATAAGGTCTCGCTGTCGCTTAAGGCCGGAGAAACGCTCTGCATTGTTGGCGAAAGCGGCTGCGGCAAATCCATCACCTCGCTCAGCATCATGGGGCTGGTGCCTTATCCCGGCAAAATCATCGGTGGCGAAGTGCTGCTGGATGGGGCCGATCTGCGGACAATGTCACCGATGGACCTCAGCAAAGTGCGCGGCAACCGGATTTCGATGATTTTCCAAGACCCGTCTTCCTCGCTCAATCCGGTCCACACCGTGGGGCGGCAGATTGCCGAGGCTTACCGCCTGCACAAAAACATGGGCAAGCAGGAGGCGGAAGTGGCGGCAATCGCCATGCTGAAAGCCGTCGGCATTCCCGATCCCCAACGTCGCATGAAGGCCTATCCGCATGAAATGTCCGGCGGCATGGCGCAGCGGGTGATGATTGCCATGGCGCTGGCCTGCCAGCCGGAAGTGCTGATCGCCGATGAGCCAACAACGGCGCTGGATGTTACCATTCAGGCGCAAATTCTGGATTTGATGCGCGATTTGCAGCGTGATTTCGGCACTGCCATCATCCTCATTACCCATGATCTTGGCGTGGTCGCGGAAATGGCCGACCATGTCGCGGTGATGTATGCGGGCCAAGTGGTAGAGCTTGCCGATGTGAGAACCCTGTTCAAATCGCCCAAGCATCCCTACACGCAAGCCTTGCTGCGCTCGGTGCCGGTGCTGGGCGAATCCCCTGACATGCTCGAAGTCATCGATGGTCGCGTGCCGCAATTGACCCATCTGCCCCACGGCTGTCTGTTCGCGCCGCGCTGCACAGCCCGGCGCGAGGCTAATGAACCGCGCTGTCTGACCGCTGTTCCGGCGCTGACCGAAATCCACAAGGCCCATCACTGTCGATGCTGGCTGACCGAACCGGCCAATCTTGCCGGTGAACAAGAGGTTCAGCCCGCATGA
- a CDS encoding ABC transporter ATP-binding protein, whose amino-acid sequence MSALIEMNGIKMAFAVTGGAFQRVKGYVNAVNDVSLTIERGRTLGVVGESGCGKSTLARIVVGLFAPTAGEIIFDDKQIAGPGMGVDFASSRRIQIVFQDPYSSLDPRLPIGDSIAEGLVIHGIGDKASRRKAVADMLELVGLPPQAADRYPHEFSGGQRQRIGIARALILQPEFLVCDEPTSALDVSVQAQILNLLKRLKTQLNLTMMFISHNLAVVRHIADDVVVMYLGHAVELGPVEALFTNPRHPYTKALLSATLIADPDRRGERIKLVGEMPSPLNPPTGCPFHPRCTLANDRCKAEMPLMTMTDTVQVACHAVEEGRA is encoded by the coding sequence ATGAGCGCCCTGATCGAAATGAACGGCATCAAAATGGCCTTCGCCGTGACTGGCGGGGCGTTCCAGCGGGTGAAAGGCTATGTCAACGCCGTCAATGATGTGAGCCTCACCATCGAGCGCGGGCGCACGCTGGGTGTGGTCGGTGAAAGCGGCTGCGGAAAATCCACACTGGCCCGCATCGTGGTGGGTCTTTTTGCGCCGACCGCAGGCGAAATCATCTTTGATGACAAGCAGATTGCCGGACCCGGCATGGGTGTTGATTTTGCCTCCAGCCGCCGCATCCAGATTGTCTTTCAAGACCCCTATTCCTCGCTGGATCCACGGCTGCCGATTGGCGATTCCATTGCCGAAGGCCTGGTCATCCATGGCATCGGCGACAAGGCCAGCCGTCGAAAGGCCGTTGCCGACATGCTGGAACTGGTGGGCTTGCCACCGCAAGCCGCAGACCGCTATCCGCATGAGTTCTCCGGCGGCCAGCGCCAGCGCATCGGCATTGCCCGCGCCCTCATTCTCCAGCCGGAATTTCTGGTCTGTGATGAGCCAACCTCGGCGCTCGACGTTTCGGTGCAGGCGCAAATCCTGAACCTCTTGAAGCGGCTTAAAACCCAGCTCAACCTGACCATGATGTTCATTTCCCACAATCTGGCCGTGGTGCGCCACATCGCCGATGATGTGGTGGTGATGTATCTCGGCCATGCGGTGGAACTTGGTCCGGTGGAAGCGCTGTTTACCAATCCACGCCATCCCTATACCAAGGCCCTTCTTTCGGCGACGTTGATTGCCGATCCCGACCGGCGCGGCGAGCGGATCAAGCTCGTCGGCGAAATGCCGTCTCCGCTCAATCCACCCACGGGCTGTCCCTTCCATCCGCGCTGCACGCTGGCCAATGACCGCTGCAAGGCGGAAATGCCGCTGATGACCATGACCGATACCGTCCAGGTGGCCTGTCATGCCGTTGAAGAAGGCCGGGCTTGA
- a CDS encoding M24 family metallopeptidase, with protein MSLSAFPPKISMEERVLRLETLRKTMAEKDVGAVLIGSTESLRYFTGLVWHGSERLVGAVITASDLVYVVPGFERSRVETLPHLPGDIRVWEEDESSAALVASFLPHGGTLAVDDSVPLFVYNALKGEIAADRLIDGGPLLRGQRLRKSATEIAIIQYAMNLTLDVQRKAHAMICPGIAASEVVRFIDDEHRRLGASNGSTFCIVSFGETTSLPHGADGEQYYQPGDVVLVDTGCRIDGYNSDITRTYMLEEPTAEFARIWEIERAAQQAVFDAARIGATCGSLDDAARDVLTRHGLGPDYQLPGLPHRAGHGLGLEGHEEPYIVRGNTVRLDAGMCFSCEPMIVLPGQFGLRLEDIIYMTSDGPNWFTQPAKGPTEPFSG; from the coding sequence ATGTCATTAAGCGCATTTCCGCCGAAAATCTCCATGGAAGAGCGGGTTCTCCGGTTAGAAACCCTTCGAAAAACCATGGCGGAAAAGGATGTCGGCGCGGTGCTGATCGGCTCCACCGAGAGCCTGCGCTATTTCACCGGGCTGGTCTGGCATGGCAGCGAACGGCTTGTGGGTGCGGTGATTACGGCATCGGATCTCGTTTATGTGGTGCCGGGCTTTGAGCGCAGCCGGGTGGAGACATTGCCGCATCTTCCGGGCGATATCAGGGTCTGGGAAGAAGATGAAAGCAGCGCCGCCCTTGTCGCGTCCTTCCTGCCACACGGTGGCACGCTTGCCGTCGACGATTCCGTACCGCTTTTCGTCTACAATGCCCTAAAGGGTGAAATAGCAGCAGATCGGCTGATTGATGGGGGACCGCTGCTGCGCGGTCAGCGCCTGCGAAAATCCGCCACTGAAATCGCCATCATCCAATATGCGATGAACCTGACACTGGATGTGCAGCGCAAAGCGCATGCCATGATCTGCCCCGGCATTGCCGCTTCGGAGGTCGTGCGCTTCATTGACGACGAACACCGACGCCTAGGCGCCAGCAACGGCTCCACCTTCTGTATCGTTTCCTTTGGCGAGACCACGTCCCTGCCGCATGGGGCCGATGGCGAGCAATATTACCAGCCGGGCGACGTGGTGCTGGTCGATACCGGCTGCCGCATTGATGGCTATAACTCCGACATCACCCGCACCTATATGTTGGAGGAGCCAACCGCCGAGTTTGCCCGCATTTGGGAGATCGAGCGGGCGGCCCAGCAGGCGGTTTTTGATGCGGCCCGGATTGGCGCGACCTGTGGTAGCCTGGATGATGCGGCCCGCGACGTGCTGACCCGCCACGGCCTCGGCCCGGATTACCAGCTACCCGGACTGCCTCATCGCGCCGGTCATGGTCTTGGCCTTGAGGGGCATGAGGAGCCCTATATCGTGCGCGGCAACACTGTTCGTCTTGACGCGGGAATGTGCTTTTCCTGCGAGCCGATGATCGTGCTGCCCGGACAATTCGGCCTGCGTCTGGAAGACATTATTTACATGACCTCGGATGGACCGAACTGGTTTACCCAACCCGCCAAGGGGCCGACGGAGCCTTTCTCGGGATAA
- a CDS encoding FadR/GntR family transcriptional regulator: protein MIDDHDNSNLALNKLRELLSSGRFSAGEKLPTERSLCEELCLGRRSVRRALEVLEAEGLIWRRQGSGTFAGARPDAFDDYVGALVAGTDPLEVMEVRLRLEPQLAQLAALRANAADVQAMYDLVGKIGASKDADGRELWDGALHRKIAQCAGNSLFLALFDVMNRTRQDPAWQNIREQARAFAQTRPVTHGQHLAIIDRIASRDPIGAGEAMRTHLLTLQESLIRITSIDTAVHLAEA, encoded by the coding sequence ATGATTGACGATCACGACAATTCCAATCTCGCCCTGAACAAATTGCGTGAACTGCTGAGCTCCGGCCGGTTCAGTGCAGGGGAAAAACTGCCGACAGAGCGGTCACTCTGCGAGGAACTTTGCCTTGGCCGCCGTTCCGTTCGCCGGGCCCTGGAGGTTCTGGAAGCAGAAGGGCTTATCTGGCGGCGGCAGGGGTCTGGTACGTTTGCTGGCGCACGCCCCGACGCATTCGATGATTATGTCGGCGCCCTGGTTGCCGGAACCGATCCTTTGGAAGTCATGGAAGTGCGCCTGCGGCTTGAACCGCAACTGGCGCAGTTGGCGGCCTTGCGGGCCAATGCCGCGGATGTGCAGGCCATGTATGATCTGGTGGGAAAGATCGGCGCCAGCAAGGATGCCGATGGGCGTGAGCTTTGGGATGGGGCGCTGCATCGAAAGATTGCCCAATGCGCTGGCAACAGCCTTTTCCTGGCGCTGTTCGATGTGATGAACCGGACGCGGCAGGACCCGGCCTGGCAAAATATTCGTGAACAGGCACGGGCTTTTGCCCAAACCCGCCCTGTCACCCATGGCCAGCATCTCGCCATTATCGATCGGATTGCATCGCGCGACCCGATCGGCGCGGGCGAAGCCATGCGGACCCACCTTCTCACCCTGCAAGAGAGCCTGATCCGCATTACCTCAATCGATACCGCCGTCCACCTCGCAGAGGCATGA
- a CDS encoding ABC transporter substrate-binding protein — MKLNRVLTALLVTAAFAAPVMAADLKIGLSEDPDVLDPAQSRTFVGRIVYTAMCDKLVDVSPDLKIIPQLATGWAWSEGGKVLTMTLRQGVKFHDETPFNAEAVVATIQRNMTMPESRRKSELASVEKVEAIGSDTVKFTLKAPDSTLLAQLSDRAGMIVSPKAAKELGANFGSHPVCAGPFKFVERVQQDRIVLEKFADYWNKDQIFINKLTYLPIVDSTVRLANLRSGDLDMIERVAPTDAASIKSDGKLDFEQAVGVGYMAMYVNIGNGPRANNPLGKDKRLRQAFSLAIDREALNQIVFEGTALAGNQPFPPVSPWYDKRIPVPARDVEKAKALIKAAGFDRVPIELQVSNSATVLQMMQVVQSMVAEAGFDVTLKTMEFATMLNEQTAGNYQISRSDWSGRVDPDGNLHQFVTCKGGINDTKYCNPAVDTLLNEARQSTDEAVRKQKYDAADEILNDDLPIIYLGHQSWLWASSKKITGFVPSPDGMIRLTGMQKAN; from the coding sequence ATGAAACTGAACAGAGTTTTGACCGCGCTGCTTGTCACCGCCGCTTTTGCCGCACCTGTGATGGCCGCAGACCTGAAGATCGGCTTGTCGGAAGACCCTGACGTTCTCGATCCGGCGCAGTCGCGCACGTTCGTGGGGCGCATCGTCTATACGGCGATGTGCGATAAACTGGTCGATGTGTCGCCCGACCTGAAGATCATCCCGCAGCTTGCCACCGGCTGGGCCTGGAGCGAGGGTGGCAAGGTTTTGACCATGACTTTGCGCCAGGGCGTGAAATTTCACGACGAAACACCCTTCAATGCCGAAGCGGTTGTCGCCACCATCCAGCGCAACATGACCATGCCGGAATCGCGGCGCAAGAGCGAGCTTGCCTCCGTTGAAAAGGTCGAGGCTATCGGCAGTGATACGGTGAAATTCACGCTCAAGGCGCCGGATTCGACCCTGCTGGCGCAATTGTCCGACCGGGCCGGGATGATCGTCTCGCCCAAGGCCGCCAAGGAATTGGGCGCTAATTTCGGCAGCCATCCGGTCTGCGCCGGTCCGTTCAAATTTGTCGAGCGGGTGCAGCAGGACCGGATCGTGCTGGAGAAATTTGCTGATTACTGGAACAAGGATCAGATTTTCATCAACAAGCTCACCTATCTGCCGATTGTCGATAGCACGGTGCGCCTCGCCAATCTGCGCTCCGGCGATCTCGACATGATCGAGAGGGTGGCCCCAACCGATGCCGCCTCCATCAAGTCCGATGGCAAGCTGGACTTTGAACAGGCGGTCGGCGTCGGTTACATGGCGATGTATGTCAATATCGGCAATGGTCCTCGCGCCAATAACCCGCTTGGCAAGGACAAGCGTCTGCGTCAGGCCTTCTCGCTGGCCATCGATCGCGAAGCACTGAACCAGATCGTCTTCGAGGGGACGGCTCTGGCGGGCAATCAGCCATTTCCGCCTGTCAGCCCCTGGTATGACAAGCGGATTCCGGTTCCTGCCCGCGATGTCGAAAAGGCAAAAGCCCTGATCAAAGCCGCTGGATTTGACCGGGTGCCGATCGAACTCCAGGTGTCCAACAGCGCGACGGTGTTGCAGATGATGCAGGTCGTGCAATCGATGGTCGCTGAGGCTGGTTTTGACGTGACGCTGAAGACGATGGAATTTGCCACCATGCTCAACGAGCAGACGGCTGGAAATTACCAGATCAGCCGTTCGGATTGGTCCGGGCGTGTGGACCCGGATGGCAATCTGCATCAGTTCGTCACCTGCAAGGGTGGCATCAACGATACCAAATATTGCAATCCCGCCGTCGATACGCTGTTGAACGAAGCACGACAGTCCACCGATGAAGCCGTGCGCAAGCAGAAATACGATGCGGCCGATGAAATCCTGAACGATGATCTGCCGATCATCTATCTCGGTCATCAGTCCTGGCTCTGGGCGTCCAGCAAGAAGATCACCGGTTTTGTGCCTTCACCGGATGGAATGATCCGGCTGACGGGCATGCAAAAGGCCAATTGA
- a CDS encoding ABC transporter permease has product MPTFLARRLLLAIPTLLIISVFVFSLQKLLPGDPVLIMAGEDRDPAVMESLREKYHLNDPMPVQYAMWLGAALKGDLGMSLRTNQPVLELIGQKLPVTCQLAIMSMIFALALGIPLGILAAVKKNTLIDYLASVVALSGLSIPNFWLGIMLILLVSVRLGWLPASGYQPFFSDPWMSMKTMLMPSFVLGNALAASIMRHTRSAMLGVLSSDYVRTARAKGMPERSVILSHSFRNAVLPIVTLTALLFGELLAGAVLTEQIFTIPGFGKLIVDAVFNRDYAVVQGVVLCTAIGFILMNLMADCLYLLLNPRMRASL; this is encoded by the coding sequence ATGCCCACTTTCCTTGCCCGGCGCCTGTTGCTGGCCATACCGACGCTGTTGATCATTTCTGTCTTCGTGTTTTCGCTGCAAAAGCTTCTGCCTGGTGATCCGGTGCTGATCATGGCGGGAGAAGATCGCGATCCCGCGGTGATGGAAAGCCTGCGCGAGAAATATCACCTGAATGATCCTATGCCCGTTCAATATGCGATGTGGCTTGGCGCTGCTCTGAAGGGTGATCTCGGCATGTCGTTGCGGACCAATCAACCCGTGCTGGAACTGATCGGCCAGAAATTGCCCGTCACTTGCCAACTGGCCATCATGTCGATGATCTTTGCTCTCGCCCTCGGCATTCCCCTCGGCATTCTGGCGGCGGTCAAGAAGAATACGCTGATCGATTACCTGGCAAGCGTGGTGGCGCTGTCTGGCCTGTCGATCCCGAATTTCTGGCTTGGTATCATGCTCATTCTGCTGGTTTCGGTCCGGCTTGGCTGGCTGCCGGCCTCCGGCTATCAACCGTTCTTTTCCGACCCATGGATGTCGATGAAAACCATGCTGATGCCGTCTTTCGTGTTGGGCAACGCCTTGGCGGCATCGATCATGCGCCATACGCGCTCGGCCATGCTGGGGGTTCTCAGTTCGGATTATGTGCGCACCGCCCGCGCCAAGGGCATGCCCGAACGTTCGGTCATCCTGTCGCACAGTTTTCGCAATGCTGTTTTGCCCATCGTCACCCTGACCGCCTTGCTGTTTGGCGAATTGCTGGCCGGTGCGGTGCTGACGGAGCAGATTTTCACCATTCCCGGCTTTGGCAAGCTGATCGTCGATGCGGTTTTCAATCGTGACTATGCCGTCGTCCAGGGCGTCGTGCTCTGCACCGCCATCGGCTTCATCCTGATGAACCTGATGGCCGATTGTCTCTATCTTCTTCTCAATCCTCGGATGAGGGCCAGCCTATGA
- a CDS encoding ABC transporter permease, whose translation MTAISEAATAPFHPSGRGWRKLKANKAALVGLAIILFFLTVALLAPLLPIADPLASSWSAIRKAPSLAHPFGTDDLGRDIMSRMIWGARASLAAGIFSVAIATILGVPLGILSGYFGGWIDMVISRITEAFLAMPFLIMAIALAAFLGPSLTNAMIAIGLSALPTFIRLSRGQVLAVKTEDYLEGARSIGLGHVAIMSRYIFPNILAPVLVQATLTVATAIIAEASLSFLGLGQQPPAPSWGSMLNVAKNFLSQAPWMAIWPGGAIFLVVIGFNLLGDGLRDVLDPRSS comes from the coding sequence ATGACCGCCATAAGTGAGGCCGCAACCGCCCCGTTCCATCCATCCGGAAGAGGCTGGCGAAAACTGAAAGCCAATAAGGCGGCGTTGGTTGGCCTGGCAATCATCCTGTTCTTTCTCACGGTGGCGCTGCTGGCGCCATTACTGCCGATTGCCGATCCCTTGGCGTCGAGCTGGTCGGCCATTCGCAAGGCACCGTCGCTGGCCCACCCGTTCGGCACGGATGACCTTGGGCGGGATATCATGTCCCGGATGATCTGGGGGGCGAGGGCATCGCTTGCCGCAGGAATTTTCTCCGTGGCGATTGCTACCATCCTCGGCGTTCCGCTTGGCATTCTCTCCGGTTACTTCGGCGGCTGGATCGATATGGTCATTTCCCGCATCACCGAGGCCTTCCTGGCAATGCCCTTTCTGATCATGGCCATCGCCCTTGCCGCTTTTCTTGGGCCCAGCCTGACCAATGCGATGATCGCCATCGGCCTTTCGGCACTGCCAACCTTCATCCGGTTGAGCCGCGGTCAGGTTTTGGCGGTGAAAACGGAAGATTATTTGGAGGGCGCACGCTCCATTGGCCTCGGACATGTGGCAATCATGAGCCGCTATATCTTTCCCAATATCCTGGCGCCGGTTTTGGTACAGGCAACGCTGACGGTTGCCACTGCGATCATCGCCGAAGCCAGCCTGTCTTTTCTGGGGCTTGGACAGCAGCCGCCAGCGCCCAGCTGGGGTTCGATGCTGAATGTCGCCAAGAATTTTCTCAGCCAGGCGCCGTGGATGGCCATATGGCCGGGCGGTGCGATTTTTCTCGTCGTCATCGGCTTCAATCTCCTGGGTGATGGGCTGCGTGACGTTCTCGATCCGCGCTCTTCCTGA